The following nucleotide sequence is from Eubacterium sp. 1001713B170207_170306_E7.
TTTAAGCGAAAAAGAAGTGGACACCATCATGCGAAGCCAGCTGAGCGTTATCGGCTCATGGAACTCCTTCACCAAGCCCTATCCAGGTGAAGACTGGACCGAATCCTTAAAGGGCTTTGACGAAAAGGGCATGACCGCCAAAGATATCATCAGCCACCGTCTGCCACTGGACGATGCGCCCGCTGTACTCGGCGAAATTGCCAAGGGCGGCTACTTCTACAATAAAGTTATGTTCTATCCTGACGGTTATGACGGGGATTTTGACACAGTTTAATACCATCTGTTTTTAAAATAAATCTATAGGGAATTTAAGAGGAGAATCATTATGTACGAAGCTCAATATTTTATGGGAGTCGACACTGGAACACAGAGTGTGCGTGTCGTTGTTGCAGATATCAGCGGAAATATCGTCGCCAGTGACGAACAGGTTTATGAAACCTATTATCCGCAGCCCGGCTGGGCTGAACAGAAGCCCGCGGACTGGTGGAGCTGTTTTAACAAAGCGGTTGAAAATGTGACCAAAAGCTTGTCAATGGGTATCCGCTACAGCATCAAATCCGTCAGTGTCTGCTCAACCTCATCCACGGTTCTGGCCGTCGATGAGCAGGGGAATCCGATGATGGACGCCATCATGTGGATGGATACCCGCGCGGTTAAGGAAATGGAAAAAATCAACGCCACTGCCGATCCGGTGCTGGAATACTGCGGCGGGGAAGACTCCGTTGAATGGATGATCCCCAAAACACTCTGGATCAAAAACAACAAGCCGGAAATCTACAAGGACAGCTACAAGATCATCGAGCAGCTGGACTGGATGAACTATCAGCTCTGCGGCACCTTTGCCACCTCCATCTGCCAGGCTGCCTGCAAATGGAATTATGTATCCTGCGAGGGCGGCTGGAACGGCGAATTTTTCAAAAAAATTGGCCTGGAGGATTACGAGGAAAAGCTCGTCACTGATGTCCGGCGTCTCGGCGAAGAACTGGGGAAAATCGACCCGGCCTTCGCGGAAAAATATGACTTGAATCCAGATATGACCGTCGTACAGGGGGGCATCGACGCCCACATCGGCATGCTGGGCCTGGGCGTTGCAAGACCGGGAAAAATGGCCATGATCATGGGCACCAGCTTTGTGCAGCTCGCCTTTGCCAATGCCGATGAAAAGCTGAAGCTGGACGGCATCTGGGGGCCTTACAACGAACCGGTTGTGCCAAACGCGTGGCTGCTGGAGGGTGGTCAGATTTCTGCCGGCTCCATTGTCAAATGGTTCATGCGTGAGTTTGACCTGAACAAAATGGAAAACCCCTATGCTTTCATGAATGAACAGGTCGAAAAAATCGCGCCCGGCTCAGACGGCCTGGTGGCTCTGGATTTCTTCCAGGGAAACCGCACGCCCTACAAAGATCCAAACGCAAAGGGCGTTATCTACGGCCTTACCTTAAGCCACACCAAGGCGCACATCTACCGCGCTTTACTGGAATCCGTTGCCCTGGGCACAAAAAACATCATTGACAACTTTGAAAAACAGGGCTGTCCGGTGGATATGGTTGTTGGCTGCGGCGGCGTCACCAAGGACGCCACCTGGATGCAGATCATTGCAGACGCTACAGGCAAGCCCATCATCGTTACCGTTGACCCGAGCGCCGGCGCCCTGGGCTGTACCATCGTTGCCGCTGTGGGCGCAAAGGCCTACCCGGATTTCGAGCAGGCCACCAAGGGTATGGTTAAGGAAGCCTACACCGTTACCCCAAACCCGGACGTCTACGACGATTACCAGAAGGTATTCGATACCTATGTTGAATTATATGAAGAACTAAAAGGCACCATGTCTAAAGAAAGATAGAGGAACTGACAAAATGAACCATCAGGAAATTTTAAGCCACATTGACCACACCTTACTAAAACCCTTTTCTACCTGGGAGCAGATCGCAGAAATCTGTAACGACGCCATCGAAAACAAAACCGCGTCAGTCTGTATCCCGCCCTCCTTTGTAAAACCCGTTAAAGAAGCCTACGGCGACCAGCTGACCATCTGCACCGTCATCGGCTTTCCGCTCGGCTATAACACCACCGCCACCAAGGTTTTTGAAGCAAAAGAAGCTGTAAAGGAAGGCGCGGCCGAGATCGATATGGTCATCAACATCGGCGCTTTAAAGGACGGCAAATACGACCTTGTCCAAAATGAAATCGCAGAAATCAAAAAAGCCGTGGGGGATAATATCCTGAAAGTGATCGTTGAAACCTGCTTCCTGACCGAGGAAGAAAAAATTGCAATCTGCGAGCTGGTCACTGCCGCGGGCGCAGATTTTATCAAAACCTCCACCGGCTTCGGTACCGCCGGCGCCACCAGAGAGGATATCCGCCTGTTCAAGGAACACATTGGTCCAAACGTGAAAATGAAAGCCGCAGGCGGCGTAAAAACCAAGGAAGACCTGGTTGACTTCCTGAAGCTCGGCTGCGAGCGCATCGGCACCAGCTCAGCGGTCTCCATGCTCAAGGGCGGGGAAGCTCAGGGGTATTAAAAAAAGAAAAACTTCAGGCATCAAAAGCCCCGCTTTTCACAAGCGGGGCTTTTGTATCTAAGTGGTTTAAGTTGGGTGTATTAACGAGTTGGTTTATTTTTTAATGAGGATTTATTCAACCAGTCCTTCTAGCCCTTCCATGGAGATATTTTCGGTCAGGGTTTTCTGGACTTCGTTGTTTTTGATGTAGAGGACCGCCGGCACTTCGGAGATGCCCAAACGTCTGGCGATGCCGTCGGATTTATAGATGTCCACATTGGTGACGTGGAGATCGGCCGCGTGCTTTTCCTGGAAGGCTTCAACCGTGGTCATGAGCTCGCGGCATTTGGGGTCTACCGCGTTCCAAACATAAACGACGGAGGGTTCGCCATTGTTGAGTACCTGGTTTTC
It contains:
- the deoC gene encoding deoxyribose-phosphate aldolase, encoding MNHQEILSHIDHTLLKPFSTWEQIAEICNDAIENKTASVCIPPSFVKPVKEAYGDQLTICTVIGFPLGYNTTATKVFEAKEAVKEGAAEIDMVINIGALKDGKYDLVQNEIAEIKKAVGDNILKVIVETCFLTEEEKIAICELVTAAGADFIKTSTGFGTAGATREDIRLFKEHIGPNVKMKAAGGVKTKEDLVDFLKLGCERIGTSSAVSMLKGGEAQGY
- a CDS encoding FGGY-family carbohydrate kinase; the protein is MYEAQYFMGVDTGTQSVRVVVADISGNIVASDEQVYETYYPQPGWAEQKPADWWSCFNKAVENVTKSLSMGIRYSIKSVSVCSTSSTVLAVDEQGNPMMDAIMWMDTRAVKEMEKINATADPVLEYCGGEDSVEWMIPKTLWIKNNKPEIYKDSYKIIEQLDWMNYQLCGTFATSICQAACKWNYVSCEGGWNGEFFKKIGLEDYEEKLVTDVRRLGEELGKIDPAFAEKYDLNPDMTVVQGGIDAHIGMLGLGVARPGKMAMIMGTSFVQLAFANADEKLKLDGIWGPYNEPVVPNAWLLEGGQISAGSIVKWFMREFDLNKMENPYAFMNEQVEKIAPGSDGLVALDFFQGNRTPYKDPNAKGVIYGLTLSHTKAHIYRALLESVALGTKNIIDNFEKQGCPVDMVVGCGGVTKDATWMQIIADATGKPIIVTVDPSAGALGCTIVAAVGAKAYPDFEQATKGMVKEAYTVTPNPDVYDDYQKVFDTYVELYEELKGTMSKER